In Silene latifolia isolate original U9 population chromosome 3, ASM4854445v1, whole genome shotgun sequence, a single window of DNA contains:
- the LOC141649969 gene encoding uncharacterized protein LOC141649969 yields the protein MTGRPGNVNNAILEALTHLLQNQNQNNNNNNNNNQNQYTNIASQIARSNAKIYDGTVDPVLMSEWTRDMEKNFILYRVAEADKVNIAAHFLEKEADRWWAMTGPTATLEPCFGWERFKTLLEARFYPAQLKHQKMAEFLNFKQGDSSVQEYTDQFNALAHFAEPMIPNEAQKTFFFRQGLKAKIQGMVRRDTDTFARVYDEALWAEGAIEAVRLEAVAETAKSSKRPFTPSTSQSYSFKKGKHENQKGFQKNVPSKDKVCYSCQKTYHPGRDCKGNPLGCYNCKEQGHKAADCPKKNTTPPAANVPKPKGRIFVMSRAEAEAHPDVIAGMFTVSDIPAYILFDTGASLSFISVSFAKKAALVSHSAETTPISLPSGEVVSCSTVFKDVPISIVGSILPATLISFSLAEFDIILGMDWLSCYDARFQCRDQKIFLKSLCGTKLTYKGMRMQPGIKLISAMKLIGMQRKGHEVYLCVVTSAPLLPKLEEVPVVSEYADVFPDELPGIPPERDVEFAIDLVPGTGPIAKAPYRMAPIELQELKKQLDEMIEKGFIRPSASPWGAPVLINDLFDQLRGAGVFSKIDLRSGYHQIPVKEADIPKTAFSTRYGHYEFKVMPFGLTNAPAVFMDQMNRTFREFLDKCVVVFIDDILIYSNDENEHKVHLRAILDILRKQKWYAKFSKCEFWLKEVSFLGHIISKEGVMVDPSKEKAGVTVSPTFKKFRPRNLTRENEVKKM from the exons ACGTGAACAATGCGATTCTCGAAGCTCTTACTCATTTGCTCCAGAATCAGAaccagaacaacaacaacaacaacaacaacaaccagaaCCAGTATACCAATATTGCAAGCCAGATTGCGAGGAGTAACGCCAAGATTTATGATGGAACTGTTGATCCTGTGCTGATGTCAGAGTGGACCAGAGACATGGAGAAGAATTTCATTCTGTACCGTGTTGCAGAGGCCGATAAAGTTAACATTGCTGCACATTTTCTCGAGAAGGAAGCTGATCGTTGGTGGGCTATGACTGGTCCCACTGCTACTTTGGAACCATGTTTTGGCTGGGAGAGATTCAAGACTCTTTTGGAAGCAAGATTCTATCCTGCTCAATTGAAACACCAGAAGATGGCAGAGTTCCTGAATTTCAAGCAAGGGGATTCATCCGTACAAGAATATACTGACCAGTTTAATGCTCTAGCCCATTTTGCTGAACCTATGATTCCTAATGAAGCACAGAAGACATTCTTTTTCAGGCAGGGGTTAAAGGCTAAGATCCAGGGTATGGTGAGAAGGGATACTGATACATTCGCGCGTGTTTACGATGAAGCTCTTTGGGCTGAGGGTGCTATTGAAGCTGTCAGACTTGAAGCGGTAGCTGAGACTGCTAAATCTTCCAAGAGGCCATTTACTCCTTCTACTTCGCAGTCCTACAGTTTCAAGAAGGGCAAGCATGAGAACCAGAAAGGATTTCAGAAGAATGTTCCGAGCAAGGACAAAGTATGCTACAGTTGCCAGAAGACCTACCATCCTGGGAGGGACTGTAAGGGTAATCCTTTGGGATGTTATAATTGCAAAGAACAAGGTCACAAAGCTGCTGATTGTCCCAAGAAAAATACTACTCCTCCTGCAGCGAATGTTCCTAAGCCGAAGGGACGTATCTTCGTGATGAGCCGTGCTGAGGCTGAGGCACACCCAGATGTGATTGCTGGTATGTTTACAGTTTCAGATATTCCTGCTTATATTTTATTCGATACTGGCGCATCTCTATCTTTTATATCCGTATCCTTTGCCAAGAAAGCTGCTCTTGTTTCCCATTCTGCTGAGACCACTCCTATATCTTTACCGTCCGGCGAAGTTGTTTCATGTTCCACGGTATTCAAGGATGTTCCTATCTCTATTGTGGGATCTATCCTTCCAGCTACTCTTATTAGTTTCTCTTTAGCCGAGTTTGACATCATTCTAGGCATGGATTGGTTATCCTGTTACGATGCTAGATTTCAATGCCGAGACCAGAAGATTTTTCTTAAGAGTCTGTGTGGTACGAAGTTGACTTATAAGGGAATGAGAATGCAACCAGGTATCAAGTTAATTTCAGCAATGAAGCTTATTGGCATGCAGAGGAAAGGACATGAAGTGTATTTATGTGTGGTGACGAGTGCTCCATTGTTACCGAAACTTGAAGAGGTTCCGGTAGTCAGTGAGtatgcagatgtttttccagatgagcTACCAGGTATACCTCCGGAGAGGGATGTTGAGTTTGCTATCGATCTTGTACCAGGGACCGGACCTATTGCGAAGGCTCCATATCGTATGGCTCCTATCGAATTGCAAGAATTGAAGAAGCAGTTAGATGAGATGATCGAGAAGGGTTTTATCCGCCCGAGTGCTTctccttggggtgctcctgtttt GATtaatgatttgttcgatcagttGAGGGGTGCAGGTGTgttctccaagattgatctgagatcgGGCTATCATCAGATTCCAGTTAAAGAGGCTGACATCCCGAAGACAGCTTTTAGTACAagatatggtcattatgagtttaaggtgatgccttttggtttgacaaATGCTCCTGCAGTtttcatggaccagatgaatagGACTTTCAGGGAGTTTTTGGATAAGTGtgtggtggttttcattgatgacatcttgatctattccAATGATGAGAACGAGCATAAAGTGCATCTTCGCGCAATACTCGATATTCTTCGTAAACAAAAATGGTATGCAAAGTTTTCTAAGTGTGAATTCTGGTTAAAGGAGGTGTCGTTTTTGGGGCATATCATCTCAAAGGAAGGTGTAATGGTGGATCCTTCTAAG GAAAAAGCGGGTGTTACAGTCTCCcctacttttaaaaagtttcgccctcgaaacttaacACGAGAAAACGAAGTTAAAAAAATGTGA